CCACGGACCCAAAAAACTTGCCCTTGGCAATAAAATTTTTCACCAGCCGGTCTTCCAGCGAATGGTAGCTGAGCACGACCAGGCGCCCACCCGGCCGCAGCACCTCGGCAGTTTGCAGCAGCATCTCCTGCAAGGCCTGCATTTCCTGGTTCACTTCAATGCGCAGGGCCTGGAAAACTTGGGCCAGGTACTTGTTCTCTTTGCCGCGGGGGGTGCACGGCTGAATGGCTTGCTTGAGTTCGGCAATGGTTTCGAGGCGCCGGCCGCGGCGGGCGGCTACCACCGTCTGGGCCAGGGTCCGGGCGTTGGTCACTTCGCCGTACATGCCGAAGATGCGGTGCAGGTCGGCCTCCTTGTAATCGTTCAGGATATCGGCGGCCGTCAGGGGGCCGTCGGGGTCCATGCGCATGTCCAGGGGCCCATCAAAACGGGTCGAAAAGCCCCTTTCCGGCGTATCAAACTGGTGCGAGCTAACCCCAAGGTCGGCCAGCAGGCCATCTACCGGCAAAGCGCCAAGTTGCTGCAATTCAGACGATAAATTGCGAAAGTTCGCCTTTACAAATGTGAATTGGGGGCGAGTTAACTTTTCTGCCTCTGCTTCCGCATCGGCATCCTGGTCGAAACTGTAGAGGTGGCCGGTGGTGAGCTTTTCGAGAATGCGGGCCGAGTGCCCTCCCCCACCAAAGGTGACGTCGACGTACCGGCCGTTGGGCTGAATGTCGAGCGCGGCCAAGCATTGGGCCAGCATCACCGGACGGTGGTAGGCGGTATCGTTGGAATAGTCGCTCACGCAATGGGCCCGCCTAGCGGCGGAGTATCTACCGACAAAAACTTCTGTGCCAACTTACTAAAGCTTTG
This region of Hymenobacter sedentarius genomic DNA includes:
- the rsmH gene encoding 16S rRNA (cytosine(1402)-N(4))-methyltransferase RsmH — encoded protein: MSDYSNDTAYHRPVMLAQCLAALDIQPNGRYVDVTFGGGGHSARILEKLTTGHLYSFDQDADAEAEAEKLTRPQFTFVKANFRNLSSELQQLGALPVDGLLADLGVSSHQFDTPERGFSTRFDGPLDMRMDPDGPLTAADILNDYKEADLHRIFGMYGEVTNARTLAQTVVAARRGRRLETIAELKQAIQPCTPRGKENKYLAQVFQALRIEVNQEMQALQEMLLQTAEVLRPGGRLVVLSYHSLEDRLVKNFIAKGKFFGSVEKDFFGNESKPFEAVNRKPEEADPAEVALNSRARSAKLRVAIRNE